From Anopheles darlingi chromosome 2, idAnoDarlMG_H_01, whole genome shotgun sequence, the proteins below share one genomic window:
- the LOC125950198 gene encoding protein O-mannosyl-transferase TMTC1-like, producing MSSLRQQTIVQYSILVAASLFAYGGSLHGTFVFDDSAAIVKNMDVRNVATPFRTLLRHDFWGNNLTDPTSHKSFRPLTVLSYQLESRILGLNAGHMKKLNLALHTICSLLVLRLFQVLCSEGEQHIRTAFWGAFLFTVHPVHTEAVVGIVGRADLLTAIGYITIMLLYLRWMDSGRSQRWGFIVYPVLFVLTIVSMLCKETGIMALVSCGAVALLKRIKWPLRGSVRDLLHTHRSCLGRIIVLAALSLAALTLRLWIMDFKSPRFHRMDNPVGASNSTLTRVLSQSFLYWINLWLLVCPDRLSFDWALGSIPLIEHLNDLRLLLVALFYGLIAVLLLRVPSTKRTEVTLSLALTIIPFVPACGIVRVGFVIAERLLYLFDFCTIFQGVLSNPRYSYQEWIWFCGIRGLQGCR from the exons ATGTCTTCCCTTCGCCAGCAAACCATCGTCCAG TATTCTATTCTTGTTGCGGCCTCACTCTTCGCCTACGGTGGCTCGCTGCACGGAACGTTCGTCTTCGACGATTCGGCGGCGATCGTCAAGAACATGGATGTACGTAATGTGGCCACACCGTTTCGCACTCTGCTGCGACACGATTTCTGGGGCAACAATCTGACCGACCCAACGAGCCACAAATCCTTCCGTCCACTAACCGTACTTAGCTATCAGCTGGAGAGCCGGATCCTCGGTCTCAATGCCGGGCACATGAAGAAACTGAACCTGGCCCTTCACACAATCTGCAGTTTGCTAGTGTTGCGATTGTTTCAAGTCCTGTGCAGTGAAGGTGAACAACACATTCGTACCGCCTTCTGGGGTGCCTTCCTGTTCACCGTACATCCGGTACACACGGAGGCAGTGGTTGGGATTGTGGGACGAGCGGATCTCCTAACGGCCATCGGATACATCACGATCATGCTGCTTTACctgcgatggatggatagtgGTCGATCCCAACGGTGGGGATTCATTGTGTATCCAGTGCTTTTTGTTCTCACCATTGTTTCGATGCTTTGCAAAGAAACAGGAATCATGGCGCTAGTCAGCTGTGGAGCAGTAGCCTTACTGAAACGCATCAAATGGCCACTACGTGGCTCAGTGCGCGATCTTCTCCATACTCATCGGTCTTGCCTGGGGAGAATCATCGTGCTGGCGGCACTGTCACTGGCCGCTCTCACGCTCCGTCTCTGGATTATGGACTTTAAAAGTCCCCGGTTCCATCGAATGGATAATCCGGTCGGAGCAAGCAACAGCACACTAACGAGGGTGCTCTCGCAAAGCTTTCTTTACTGGATCAACCTTTGGCTGCTCGTATGTCCGGATCGGTTAAGTTTCGACTGGGCCCTCGGTTCGATACCGCTGATCGAACATCTGAACGATTTGCGGCTTTTGCTGGTGGCACTGTTTTATGGTCTCATCGCGGTGCTGTTACTTCGAGTGCCGTCTACGAAACGCACCGAAGTTACACTCTCCCTAGCCCTCACCATCATCCCGTTCGTCCCTGCGTGTGGCATCGTTCGAGTCGGTTTCGTGATTGCAGAAAGGCTACTGTATCTCTTCGATTTCTGTACGATTTTTCAAGGGGTATTGTCGAACCCGCGATATTCTTATCAAGAATGGATATGGTTTTGTG GAATTCGAGGACTACAGGGATGTCGATAA